gtcacccacaagtaccaatctaaggttccgatacaaagattgaacacaagagatgaactagggtttgagatgaaatggtgctgttgaagatgttgatggagatttccctccccaagatgggagagttgttggtgatgatgatggcgatgatttccccctccgagagggaagttcccccagcggaattgctccgccggagggcaaaagtgttcctacccaagttccgcctcgagacggtgaagcttcgtcccgaaagtcctctccttattttttttcaaggtcaaaatgacttatataccagaagatgggcaccagaggtgggccgaggagggcacaacccaccagggcacgcctgggggccctggcacgcccaggtggattgtgcccacctggtggaccctctctggtacttattttctccaataattcttatatattccataaaaaatctccatgaggttgctcatttggagatgtgcagaataggttacTCTgatatagctttttcaggtccagaattccatttgtcgccattctccctctttgtgtaaaccttgcatattatgagagaaaaggcattaaaattactccataaagcattattatgcataaaaacattataaataacagtaagaaaacatgatgcaaaatggacgtatcatgtatgtgttctatatgtcgtgcaatgtggtgctcacttactaactgtttggttaattagttgtcgtgttcagttaactgtttggttcaattctgcaatgtgatgttcaattcttctgggtgcaattttgtattgtcttccatgtgagaaataaatcaaatttatttgtacaaaatacatgagaaacaaatacaattgctatatttccaagttgtcaagcatgcttggtttggttaactatctgatcttctagtatgttatatattgtgtatgtggtgctcaattaacgtttggttcatttgttgtggtgcttagttaaatgtttggttcaattctgcaatacgatgttcaattattgtgggtgcattttgttattgtataccatgtgagaaataaattaaatttggttgtactaaatacatgagaaacaaatacaattgctatatttccaagttgttaagcatgcttggtttggttaaatatttgatcttctattaggagtatgttattgtgcaatgtggtgcttagttaatgtttggttcatttgttatggtgtttagttaactgcttggttcaattctgcaattgttgtccaattgtcgtgggtagaattttgtaatgttgtgcatgtgaggaataaattgaatttggctgcacttaatacatgagaaacatatatagctgatatatttcctagttcttaataatGCTTGGTtgcataaatgggttttccatggctcgaattaatctgatgaatctgcaatgtgcttatttttcatcaacatattttactgatagcatgccaacccttacttaacctgatcactaactatcttatatgtgttgcagggaaacaatgggaagcaccgaggtttacaatcgaggttcgaacatgcatggtcctttgtctaaagCACATTATTGTGGAATTAcaagaaccattctaatatttaggtttttaacaatttggtcttgcacatgtaggtcatgTTGTCATAGGTTTTAACGCATTGTTTGACCTTTTTTGCATATGagaaaatgagttgtccatgaatatcagtcaagtcagaAACTCAcgaagattgttaggataaagaaattagcgacaaaaaacaacaagatctttgtttgcacaatgaagaagacgtcAATTCACTACAgtatggtactaactattataccttgtcttttttattcctttgccccatttccaatctagagaagatatttacACACATCCTTGTGTTCAGGCCTTtacaaagcagttcactgatgattacctctcaaaccacctgtatggtcagaaggcgaggaaggtattcatacaacacccacggttcaatattgaagtcttcctaaagaggatgaaggatggacggtaaatcatccacaggcactggcctaaagttgcaaagacctttaacatcaatgaaggctcaatattccttccgcagcagttttccagataaattcatctgtctatataccatttatgatgctaattttgaatggttatagatgttgcatgtgaaacttggtgttggtgcagttgtgtaacagggtagctgagtgctgaagctatatgatgttgtactctgatgtatttcaattatgaaatcatgcttccttaaaacgaaaataaaatatattgtatgcttaatatgaaatgtaaattagattaataaatggattattaataataggccaattagcctgctaattggggttttctattgcagacggttattgagaaaacatcgtgggcgatgacctcagacaaCACACACGGTTTCTAGGAATAaaacgtgttggatcaatgaacaatcacacctcttgaaaactatttgcgttaggacACCTTGCACAACatttatcacataaaaagtgtgtgtgatggacaacctatgccacacagtttcttctacgcaccgtgtgtcaTTCATtgaataacgcaaacgataaaattgttaaaatcgtctgcaatggcaatgctatcacaaacgatttaatgggaaaaattgtgtgtgatgtatgtgcgaacggaaatgttttccttggagtgactgtgtgcgATATATATACAAACGAAAACGTacttcttggattgactgtgtgggatgtacatgctaacggaaacatattccttggatagACTaggtggaatgtacatacgaacggaaacatttagccgGGACTAACTGTGTGGGGTGTACTTACGACTGGAAATAATCTGGCATGTATAATTATATTTTTTAAACATAATTGTACGTAGaatcgtatttgatcgctcgcctgtcgcacacgacctcattttaccgtgtgtgtgtgtgtgaccgaagggcctatccccgacggtttctgggtcgtttgggaaggacccccctattgtccacactcactaggcgacggttccaaatgttatcgcagaaaggggttaaaaactgtttgtatagcacctcattgTACCAGTGATTGTCCTATTGTTTTGGAACTTCTTTTCTGAATGTTGCAGGAGCTTACATAAAAAAGAAAACCATTTCTATGAAATGGGGGGTGAGATGATTAAAGTTCCATTTTCTTTCGTCTTAAGCAAACCATATCAAGAAGAACCTCAAGATAAGGAAGGGCAAAAATTAAATCAACTAGCTGAGATTCATCTCCAAACTCTGGAAGATGAAGTTGAAAGGGTCCTGGTAAGACCCGAGTCTTTatttgaagaagaagaaaaggaagagattTAAATGATAATGGATGCTACTCCCATAGTCTGCCCATGTTTAAATTAAGTGTACGAGGTTCTAGAAAGAAAAGGAGATGAAGAACTACCTTCTCCCATTCTTAAACCATTACGTAAAGGGCTAAGGTATGAGTTTATGGATGGCACCGAGTGGTTTCCTATTATTGTTAATGCTGACCTTTcaggaaaagaaaaggagaagctATTAATGGTGTTAAGGAAGCATCGAAGGGCTTTGGTCTACTTAATGAAAGATGTGAAGGGGATAGATCCATCCATTTATTCTCACGTTGTTGACATTTAAGGAGCTAAACTAGCAACTAAAAGTCAACAAAGACTGCATCTTGCTTCCAAGAATGTCCTGGTGATCTCACGGCagatgccataagatggctagcgggGGCTACTAAGGACACTAGTGGGTTCCAGAAGCGAGGTTGGCATGCGCAAGTGCGGAACATGAGGCCTACCCAtgttcagcccccccccccctccgaggggggtaacacccctactcctgccgAAATGGTATGATATGTACTATGGTTACAGTGGTGCTCTTGGAGCTGTTTGAGCAGATGAGGAAGAAAGGGCTAGGCCTCGGTTCTTGCATCTCCTATGAGTGTGTGTGAGTGGGGGTGTGTTCTACTGATCATCTGACCCTCTACATGGAGGGCTCCTGGGGGTCTTATAGGCCGACCCCCCAGGGTAACATTGGTAAAGTTACATGGGCGTGGGGCCCCGGTGTCATGTTTAGGAGCCGGAGGTGGGGGCCGCCGGGTCCGCTGGGTGCGGGTCCTACCGGGTGCGCTGGATGCGGGCCGCGCCGGGGCCGCCGGGCACGGGTCTGGTCGGCCGCTCGGTACTGTAGCTTGTCCGCCCCATGCCTCGGTACTGTAGCCGTTTCGTCTCGTCACAAGAATCGCTCAAGAGGTGGTTACTGGACTGGTTTGGTTTGGCTTGCGAGGCTGACACTCTATTATGATGTTATATCACATGTGGCTTGCACGGAATGCTATAAGAGATGGGAAGGCCGTTGAGGATGCTCATTCTTTGGTCGAGCGAGTCTGGAGACTGCTAGAGTACTGGGCTAACGCACACGCACCACCGGTCAACACACAGGAGGGAAGCAAATGGAGTCTTGGCGACCTCCTGTCTAGGGATGGCTCAAGGTGAACATCGATGGGGCGACGGCGAAGGGCGGTGGAtcttgttgaaatatattgcccgtctCTCTTCATCAGTTCGGATTTTTGAAGCAACTGACTGAAACATGAATTTAATATGATATTTGAGCCAAGAGCACGCGGAGCTATTGGCTTGTCAGCCAAGAGCACGCAGGGTCATCCTAGAGTCTGACTTCTAGTGGGCGGTGCAGGCGTTGAAGAATAATGAGCTGGAGAGATCACGATATGGCTCTCTCGTGAAGGAGATCAAAGAGCTACTCGGCACGTTGGATGAGTTTAAGGTGGTGTTGGGCTAAACACTCCGCTAATATTGCGATGCACAATCTAGCTAGAGTTGGCTGCGTGAATAAAATGTGTAAGACTTGGTTTTCTATTTCCCCGGATAGTATTCGTGACATTATTGCGGCTGAATTAGTCGCGAACTACTTAATAAAAGGCAGCAACTTCTcctaaaataattttaaaaatattttttaataCACGATCAATGTTTttttacacatttaacatttttcaaataaaaaattaacATTTCTTCACATACACGTTTAGCATTTTTTAATACAcgatcaacatttttctatacacatttgaactttttttagatacaagtttaacatttttaatagatgctcaacattttttctattcacatttaacaattttcaaatacaaGGTCAACATTTTTTCTGTACACATGTATCTTTTTCAAACACACGTATaacatttttttgaatacatggtcaatttTTTCAAAAGCTTGATTAACATCTTTTTAAATACACGAGCAACCTTTTTCAAACACAtcgtatattttttgtatacattttccATATAAATGTTCAACATTTTCTCTATAGTCATTCAAAAAGATtcaaaatgcatgattaacattttaaaaAGCATTATGTAAAGTATTATTTTCATAATATATATGTTTATAATTTGAAAAGTGTAAACAAaagttaaaaaataaataaataatgaaaaaacaTGAAGAACAAAAAGAACATGAAAACGAGGTTGTGGCCTCCGGCGCACCTGGGCTGGCCCATCTCGAGCTGCGTTGACGCGAGGTTCCCTTTGTCTCGTTGTCTTGGAGACATAGGGGCAGCGGCGCCCTTTGGCAACATCGCGATCCGCTTTGTTCGACCCCACTTCCCTGAGAGCATCTCCAACCATTGACCCCTCCATGAGGCATAAAAATCGCCGCTTGGGGGCGAGCCGCCGGTATAATCGGCTCTGGGGCAGTTGGGCATCCAGCCGTCACCCCCAGGACGCCCCCAGGCGCCGATGTCGGCCCATTTTCCGGCCCACTTTCGGCAAAAAATGGCCAGATATCGGTGTGAATCGGCCCATATTCAGCGTGGTTCGGCAACATAAATAATTTTTTTAAacatagttcatcatagaaaatcaatagaaatccaatagttcaacaacaaatagtttaatacaaattatatagttcaacaaataaaaactcatatttcatcattGGCCGAGCCCGGCGTCGCCCTTACTCCTCCATAGGTGCttcaccagatcctgctgcagttgttgatgcacctgtgggtctcggatctcctgatgcaaagacaggggagcactgcaggacgttgatgtcattgtgagttcctggcatcccaaagaaagagtgccaaatccagaggtcctgtgtggccactgcctcaagtaccacactgcaaccgcctttggcaccTTTGTACACCCACTGCCAAGCAAACggacagttcttccattttcaatgcatgcacttgatgcttccaagcatcccaaaaaatcctcttgctgcattctgtgctaggatccgagcagtgtcttcagcattgggccatcgcaagtattgcggtccaaacactgccaccactgtcCAGCAGAatttgtagaaacactcaatggtcgtggactcggttatgcgcccatagtcgtcgaatgaatcaccgggagctccgtatgcaagcatcctcatagccgtcgtgcacttctggattgaggtgaatccaaatgtgccggtgcaatcctccttgcacttgaagtagttgtcgaactcccggatggaattcacaatcctgaggaaagctttcggctcatccgataatggCGTCGAAATGTTTTCTCGACGTGCAATGGAGCATCGGCttagtagtcggagtagagcatgcagtagccttccagacgatgccggttctttgctttcacccgccccggcgccgagccacctcgtcgATCTTTTCATTGCTCGTGAGCAGGCCGGGTAGGGCGGCGAGCATcatgagatgctcctgctcctggacgtcggcttcggcttcctcctccagcaacgccgcgagcgcctcctcgtcgtccgagtccatcgccggGCCGGGCAGACAAatcgtcgaacaccttgcgggcgtggTGGGCGCACACCCGCCGGTGTACTGCCCCTACGCGGCCGGAACGCCGGAAAAATCGCCCGGACGATGGTGGAGAGACTGCCGCGGCGAAACCTCTTCTCTTTTCCGGCGGGCAATGTCCTATCTAGCTGTGGTGGGTGGTGGGCGGCGTCGGGATCAGCAGGGGGGGCGACCGAGCGTGGGGGTGGGAGGCGAATTTGGACGGTCCACTTGACTTTTTGCCTGACAGTGTGGCCCCAGGTGTGCTTTTCCCTTGTGCCGAAGCCCCCGAGCATCCCcgagtgcgccgggttcggcctgcaaTTGCCGGACCCAAAAACGGACCGAACCGGCGAAATTCGGCGTCTTGGGGGCGTGACTGGAGCGCTTTTTCGGCACCGGCGCGTAAAAAGTGGCCTGGGCGGCCTTTTGGGCGCGGCTGGAGTTGCTCTCAGGCAGCCACCACCCAAACCCTAGAGTAACACTGCAAAACCATGGCCGCCGCCGACCCCAACTGGATGATGCTCGACCGCTTCGTCTTCCGCAGGGATCCCGCCGAGTCCTCCATCGAAGACCGCATCTATTCCTTCTCGGCCAGCCACATCGCCGGGTCCGTCCCCTTCACCGTCGCTTTCCGCGTCCTCAGCCCCCCGGAGATCTCCCGCCTCTGCCTGAAGTGGCCGCCTCTGCTATATCCAATGAATGGTTCTTCGTGCGATCTCGTGGCGGCGCACGACAACCTCCTCCTGATCAGCCTCACCTCCAGCCCCGGGACTGTGAACATGTACAAGTCCCCAGTTTACCCGCAGGAACACTTCATCTGCAGAGCCTCCACCTCGCCGTCTCAGCCGTCGCTGACGCTCCACAAGATCCCCATGTGTACGGAACCGTTGGTCGTGCGTGGGAACAAGGACAAGGTGATAACTACACAGCGCTCATTTCATCCTCACACTGTCGGTATCTTGTGCCGTGGTGATGAAGAGTTCGCCGTGGCGCAGCTGAGCTTAAGTAGACCCAATCTAGTAGCCCGTATGCAAGCTGACCTGTGCGTGCTCCGCTCCAGTGTACACAACTGTGATCACAAGTGGGAGGTTGAGCAGCAGCTACCGATCCAGTGCAAGTTCTCCGAATCATCTGACTTGATCTATTGGAAAACTGACACAGTCATCcctttcaagactgctctgtacTGGGTCGACTTCTGCAGCGGAGGTATGCTATTCTGTGATGTCTTCCAGAAAAGGCCTGCAATCTCTTACCTTCAATTGCCTATTTGTAACCGAAATCCTGGTTATGAAGTACGCCCATTTCATGATATGCTCCGTTCTGTGTGCATCACCAAAGGCGGCCAGGAGCTCAACTTCATTGATGTCGTCCGTGAGGATGGTAAGCATGTTGGCCCAATGAGCCCTGGTACCGGTTTCATTATCAACCGCTATGCTTTGATGACAAGCAGCTGTGGGCTGTGGCACCTTGACTTGGAAAAAATTCTTCGTCAAATCTTCTGAATTGGACTCTCTCAAAACCTCTCCATCTCAAGCTCTGACGTTCCCTCTTGTGAGTATGGACAATCCAAACATGGTGCACTTTCTGCTGTCTAAGAAAATGGGGATGGAATCGACAACGTTTCTGTGGTTACTGTTGATATGAAAGCCAAGGAAATGGTGTCGAGTCATCCTTACATTAAGGGTAATGAAGACCTCCTGGGCAAAGACGCGGATATGGTCAGACGAAAGTCCCATCTTCTCCAGCCATTTATTTCCTCCAGGCTTCCAGAGTTCTTCAATCGCGCCAGGTATGTTGTTCTCGCAATTTAATGACTTATGTGGTGTACAGTGTGTAGCCCTGTGGTGGTTCCTAACTTGACCCCTGTGGTGGTTCCTGATGTTAACCTGGCGTGGCATAACTTGACCTTTTAAGTTGAAGTGAAATTTGCTATAACACTTAGCGGCTAACAACACTAGGTTGACAATCAGGCTAATAAATATGCATTTCTTGGCTGTTGCTTTTACAGTTGCTTCCACCTTGAATACCATGTTTCGCGTTTGGATAGATTGAACTAGAATCGCTGTTCTGATGGTAGGGAGAAAGTGATCACGGAACTCTTGGACAACCGAATCCACTGAGTACATGTTTGCTTTGGTGTTTAGTAGCAAAATCAACTGTCATATTAATCTGGAAGTTTAGGATGCATTCATGTCAGGCATTTTAGAAGTAAACACATGATGATGCAACATCAAGTTTATGCTAACCTCAAACATTACTTTAAAAAATGAATGTAAAATTATCAATGTATGACATTAATATGTAGAATTGAatcctactccctccatttacaaatataagatgttctaacttttttctgaatcagatgtatatggacacgttttagtgtgtttgttcactcattttggTCCGAATGTAGTCCAtactgaaatatccaaaacatattatactccctccgttcctaaatataagtctttctagagattctaatagagactacatacggatgtatatagatatattttttagtgtagattcactcattttgctccgtatgtagtccattttggaatgtctagaaagacttatatttaggaacgaagggagtattaaaTATAGCTTCAGTTTAGTGGCAGACTAGAGCTTAGGATTCACCGAATCACTTGCTACCCTTGTCTTGCTAATGGAGTCAACTGAATTTGAAGAAACCAAGTCTCAGATGAAACAGCTCAAAAGCTCTGGAGCACAGCATAATTCTTAGCCAAACGAGGTCACAACTATATTCACTTGCATCAGTATCTTCCGTTCATTTATATAGAATGCTGAATTATGGATTGTTAGGATGGCTTTGGGGAAATTGCAATTATTTTGCTGCAACAAATTAGTTATATGTCATTTTGGTACCACAGGCCTTCCGCATCTTCGGAAAAACACATAACCCAACAGGAATGGAAACTGACCAAATTTATGGCTTCAGACTTTTCCTCTCTGAATTTTAGACTTGGGCTTTGTATCAGTTGTTTGCTTTAAATGATAATTATATTTCAGTAATTCGCTTTATTTCAGCAATTATATTTCAGCTCTTCCTTTTTTGTTTTAATAGCTTCAAGCGAAAGGTGCAAACAAGACGCCAGGATTAAATCAGGCAGCAAGTATCGTCAACGTCTAGACATCCTGCACGCAATATTACGATCATGAAAAAAAAAACACTAGCTATCTGATGCACTAGTTTATTAATAGTACTTCCtctatcccaaaattcttgtcttagatttgtgtacatacggatgtatctagttcgttttagtgttagatacatccggatctagacaaatttaagacaagaattttgagacggagggagtagtatgataTCTCCAATGGACTTGTACTAGCATGGGATGTTGTATCTTGGTTAATAACTGCCAAAACTTACTGTGGGTGCGAAATGTGAAGACTTCTGTTATGTGGTTTATCATGGTAAATCTTGTTCCTGATGATTGTGATGTTATGGGTAATTTTAACAGTGACTATCTGATTTCCTTTAAGCTTCCCGTGAAACTGTATGCTGTAAGACAGTGGGGCTGCTGAATTTCATGTTGTGACATTTTGGCTACCTTGACCGTCTGGTTTTCCCAAAAATCCTTAACGAACTGGCTTTCTAAAGTCTCTTGTATAATTGTTGATATCCAAACAACCGCTAAGAGTGATAGGATCATTGGTTCCCATCAGATTGACTGACGAGGCTAACAGGAACAAGCTAACTCCTATTATCACTCCATTGCAACCGCAACAATATCAATAACTTGAACTGCTCAACAACCTCCGGCCGGGACAAGCAGGAAATAGATCGTTTGTAAAGCAAGGAagaacaatttggcctttcatacCAGAAGTAGCAAGAAGAAAGGCACTACCAACAAATTAGCAAGGCAGGCCGCAACTAAAAAAAATCAAACACACTACTGTTGAAAAGACGAGTTATACATAATCTCTGAAGCTCTAAAAACTAAAACGAACTCCCAAAAAGATCAGATCCAAGTCATTATGAAGCAAATTAAGCATGTTACCTACTACCAGCGTAAAAAAAATCATATTGTCAGCAGCAGAGAATGGCACACACAAAGCAATGAAGATTGTTGTTACTGTCTGTGTTCCATGCAAGATATAATTAACTTCAGAAATCTAAACTACAAAACACATTATCAACAAGCAGAAGATATAGGAAATTTGAAACTGCGATACCATGCGTTCCGTATAAAATACTTCAAGCATGATTGGTTTGTTGCCAATATTTGGCTAGCCAATTGTTGGCATTGCCAAATGTTGGCAATACCAagacttgccaaatattggcaactttATATGAGATAGGCAAGGCAACTCGGTAACCAACCAATTAGTAGCCAATATTTGGCACAATGCAAAACattggcatgccaatttttggcaccACACCAATTATAGTTCAAATTTGGGTTCCAAAAAGGTGAGTAACCTACCAGCACAGCTAAACAGAGAGCTGAAGGTTGTGATAAACAATTTGAATTACACAATGCAGTAAGATGAGCATACACAGTGGAGGCCTGGAGGCACAGTTATATCAAAAGAAATGGCGTACCTTAACAACAGCCTTGATTCTCACATGATTTCCATtaccttattcatgcaaatctccCTGACCCAAACAAACAATGAGAACTTGTTCACTCGACCATTTACATCCCTGGTCTCAGGAACAGGTGGCTTCACCACTGAGTTATTAATTTCTTATCAGTATTAGTGAAAGGGGATGGATGGACCAGCCATGTTCATTTTGGCATCTACAGTTCATTTGACAAAACTGGAACATAGATTTCCTCAGAGGCACCAGGCCACTTATAATCCCCATCTCAGAACATAGCATCAAGTGACACAATCATTGAACACAAGTCAGGCTATAATACACTATTTCAATAGCATAGCTTAAGGCACAAATTTTCGCTATAatactgtcgtggtgggcgcacggcagatggcaagggatggctaaagagaggaggaggctcgagggcactggtgggctccagaggcgaggtcggcatgaacgagcgcgggacgcaagacatacccaggttcggagctctctagagagataacacccctagtcctgccgagtgttgtTGATATGCAACAGTACAAAGTTGCTCCTAGAGATGTATTGAGGAAGAAGGTAGGCAGGCCAAGGCTCGGGCTGCCCCTTCCCCTGGTGTATGGGTGGAGTGTTGCTAGTTGTGGATCTCTATATCGTATGCTTGCTTAGTTgcttgcccgtatgcatgagggctcctgaggggttttataggtcaacctcTTGGGGATACAACGGTAATATTACAAGGCCATAGGGCCAGGTTGTTAGCGTCTGGGAACCCGGGCGCtagccccgcatgcctaggggcactgttcgccgtcttgtcgatcgtcagggagtggccgggttgagtcgggtacagtggcgctccgtcaggtcgccgcttgctggcgtcagcagtgacgatgggtgcactgttgccacgccggccccggtcagcgggtaggtggggggCACTGTCGCCATGCCTCGGCTGACCGGAGGCATgagcggggcactgttgcctcggtcatcggtagatggagactcgtcccatcgtacggcctagaTGGGACGAGAGCTGACCCGTGGCCGGGTTGAGGAACAAGCCAAgggggagctggcttgttggggaagtcttggtgTGCCTGGTTCGGCCGC
Above is a window of Triticum aestivum cultivar Chinese Spring chromosome 6B, IWGSC CS RefSeq v2.1, whole genome shotgun sequence DNA encoding:
- the LOC123134442 gene encoding uncharacterized protein, which encodes MAAADPNWMMLDRFVFRRDPAESSIEDRIYSFSASHIAGSVPFTVAFRVLSPPEISRLCLKWPPLLYPMNGSSCDLVAAHDNLLLISLTSSPGTVNMYKSPVYPQEHFICRASTSPSQPSLTLHKIPMCTEPLVVRGNKDKVITTQRSFHPHTVGILCRGDEEFAVAQLSLSRPNLVARMQADLCVLRSSVHNCDHKWEVEQQLPIQCKFSESSDLIYWKTDTVIPFKTALYWVDFCSGGMLFCDVFQKRPAISYLQLPICNRNPGYEVRPFHDMLRSVCITKGGQELNFIDVVREDGKHVGPMSPGTGFIINRYALMTSSCGLWHLDLEKILRQIF